The Acidobacteriota bacterium DNA segment GATCGCCCGGCGAGCAGGTCGAGCGTGTCGTCGACGACCACGTCGCCGCACTGCTCCACGCGCACGCGCCCGTGGCTGCGGTCGGCCTCGAAGAGATGCTCGACGATCACGCACGGTCCATGCGCCGTCTGCTCCAGCCGCGCGCCGTCGAGACCGATGGCGGAGCCTTCGGGATCCGTCGTACGCGGATCGAGCGGCAGGCCGTCGGCGTCGACAGGCTCGTACGTCAGCTCCGGGCGAGGAGACGCGCGTCGCGCACCGTTGGCGATCTCACGCAGGCGCGACAGCGTCGACACGGCTAGAACGGCACCTCGTCGGCCGACGGCGCCGTGCCCTGCAGGCGTGCGAGCAGTTCGAGCGCCACGCGCTTGGCGCGCGGGCCGATGTCTCCGACGGGCCCCACGCACGACGGACATCCCACGTCGCAGGGGCACGCCTCGATCAACTCGCGCGTCTGCGCGAGCAACGCGTCGTGCATGCGGTACAACGGCGCGCTGCACCCGATGCCGCCCGGGTAGTTGTCGTAGAGGAAGACGTGCGCATCGGCGTCGCCCGTGGCCGGCGCGGCATCACCCGCACCGGACGCCTCGCCGCTGCCCGTGTCGATCGAGACGCCGATGTCGCGCCTGTCGCACATCAGCAGCAACTGCGCGATCGACACCATCGCGTACGCGAGTCCGCTGACGCCATCGCGTCGATCGTCGGGCGAGTACGGCACGTCGAGCAGCACCTCGCGCGGCACCGTCAGCCAGTACGACGTGGTGTGCATCTGCTGCTCGGGCAGATCGAGATCGCCCGATCCCACGTTCTCGTTGGTGTAGAACCGGATCTTCTTGAACCCCACCCCGCGCGACACCACATGCACGTCGCCATGCGAACGTCGATGCGGGTGTGCCACGGGCTGAAGCCCGTGGCCTCCATCAGAAATCGATGCGCGGCCTTCATCATGCTGCCCGGTTGCCGGCTAGTCCACCGTAGCGCGCAGCGCGGAGGTGGATTGCCCGTTGCCCGTTGCCGGAGTTCCGGTGCCCGGTGCCCGCTGCCCGGTGCCCGATGTCTCCCCGGTTGCCGGTTGCCGGTTGCCCGTTGCCGGCGGTCCGGTGCCCGCTGTCTCTCCGGTTGCCCGTTGCCCGTTGCCGGTTGCCGACTCTGTTTCCGTTTCCGTTTCCGCCTCGTCCAGCACCTTGACCTTCGTGTACGTGATCGCATCCGTGTAGTAATCGCACTCCACGCTGCGCACGTATGCCTTGCGGCCTTCCACGTCGAGGCGCTCCACCTGGAACAGCGCCCCTTCGAGGATGTAGATCGCCTTCTCGTGCAGCGTCGACAGCGCGCTCGTGTAGTCGGTCTCACCGATCACGCGCGATCCTTCCGTCACGTCGACGATCACGAAGTTGTCCGACGTGATCGCGCGCAGGCTGATGGCGTCCGCAGGATACGACTCGTGCGTCCAGTGCCACTGCCCGTCGGCGGCGTGCACGAAGCCTTCCTCGTCGAGCACCTGGAGGATCTCCTCGGTGCTCACGGGCGTGCGACCGAAGCGCTCGCCCTCCTGGAACGGCAGCTCGAACGCCGCGCACTTCACATGATTGAACAGGACGTGCAGGTTCTCCGGGTTGATCAGCGCATGTTCGGGCGACGCGTCGAAGAAGTACGTCGGGTGCCTGACGATGAACTGATCGAGTGGCGCGCTCGATGCCACGAGCACCGCCGCCGATCGCCCCGACCGCCTGCCGGCCCGGCCCGCGCGCTGCCACGTCGACGCGATCGTGCCCGGATACCCTGCCATCACGCACACGTCGAGCGCGCCGATGTCGATGCCGAGTTCCAGCGCGTTGGTCGACACCACGGCGCGCACGTCGCCCTCGCGCAGGCCTCGCTCGATCTCGCGGCGGCGCAGCGGCAGGTACCCACCGCGATAGCCGCGCACCGCCTCGGTCGCACCCGGCGGACCCTGGAAGGCATCCTTCAGATACGTCGTGAGAATCTCGGTGGCGAGGCGGCTCTGCGCAAAGACGATCAGCTGCAGGTTGCGCCGCAGGAACTCGAGCGCCACGCGTCGTGCTTCGGACAGGTACGACCGGCGGATGCCCAGTTCACGATTGACGACGGGCGGATTCAACAGCACGAAGAACTTCTCGCCGCGCGGCGCGCCGCTGTCGGCCACGAGCTCGAACGACTGCTCGGTGAGCTGCTCGGCGAGCGCCTTCGGGTTGGCGATGGTCGCCGACGTGCAGATGAACGTCGGATTCGATCCGTAGTGCCGGCAGATGCGCTGCAGCCGCCGCAGCACGTTCGCAAGGTGGCTGCCGAACACGCCGCGATACGCGTGCAGTTCGTCGATGACGATGAAGCGGAGGTTCTCGAAGAGGCGCGCCCAGCGGGGATGGTGCGGCAGCACGCCGGCGTGCAGCATGTCCGGATTGCTCAACACGACGCTGGCGCGCGCGCGGATCGCGCGCCGCGCGTCTGCCGGCGTATCGCCGTCGTAGGTGAAGACGCCGATCTCGCGTTCGGCGGCCGCGCCGACGATCTGCGCGAGCCCCTGCAACTCCGCGAGCTGATCCTGCGCGAGGGCTTTCGTCGGAAACAGATACAGCGCGCGTGCGCCGGGCTCGCGCAGCACCGTGCTGAGGACGGCGCCGTTGTAGCAGAGCGTCTTGCCCGACGCCGTCGGCGTGACCACCACCACGTGACGTCCCGCGAGTGCGTGACCGATCGCGTCAGCCTGATGCGAATACGGCTCCTCGATCCCGCGCGCGCGCAGCGCTTCCCTCAGCAGCGGATCCACGTCGGCCGGCCA contains these protein-coding regions:
- a CDS encoding DUF1998 domain-containing protein — its product is MHVVSRGVGFKKIRFYTNENVGSGDLDLPEQQMHTTSYWLTVPREVLLDVPYSPDDRRDGVSGLAYAMVSIAQLLLMCDRRDIGVSIDTGSGEASGAGDAAPATGDADAHVFLYDNYPGGIGCSAPLYRMHDALLAQTRELIEACPCDVGCPSCVGPVGDIGPRAKRVALELLARLQGTAPSADEVPF